One part of the Longimicrobium sp. genome encodes these proteins:
- the msrP gene encoding protein-methionine-sulfoxide reductase catalytic subunit MsrP → MLIKHPDDIPSSEITPERLHLDRREFLATAAAALAVAAAPALAAGQGASRDQEEDAQEKDKPNSWEQITGYNNFYEFGTDKEDPARYAPRLLRTRPWTVVVDGLCRKPGRYLYEDLVRPHRVEHRVYRLRCVEAWSLVVPWDGIPLRDVLRRAEPLPSAKFVEFTTLHDPRQMPGQRHDVLEWPYTEGLRLDEAMHPLTLLATGIYGRALPAQNGAPLRLVVPWKYGFKSIKSIVRIRFTASQPRTAWNVAAPNEYGFYANVNPQVDHPRWSQKRERRIGEWLRRRPTLMFNGYADQVASLYAGMDLRRNF, encoded by the coding sequence ATGCTGATCAAGCACCCCGACGACATCCCGTCTTCCGAGATCACCCCGGAGCGGCTCCACCTGGACCGGCGCGAGTTCCTGGCGACCGCGGCGGCCGCCCTGGCCGTGGCCGCCGCGCCCGCGCTCGCCGCCGGCCAGGGCGCGTCCCGGGACCAGGAGGAGGACGCGCAGGAGAAGGACAAGCCGAACTCGTGGGAGCAGATCACCGGCTACAACAACTTCTACGAGTTCGGCACCGACAAGGAGGACCCCGCCCGGTATGCGCCGCGGCTCCTGCGCACCCGGCCGTGGACCGTGGTCGTCGACGGCCTCTGCCGCAAGCCGGGGCGCTACCTGTACGAAGACCTGGTGCGCCCCCACCGCGTGGAGCACCGCGTCTACCGGCTGCGCTGCGTGGAGGCGTGGTCGCTGGTGGTGCCCTGGGACGGGATTCCGCTGCGCGACGTGCTCCGCCGCGCCGAGCCGCTGCCGTCCGCCAAGTTCGTGGAGTTCACCACGCTGCACGACCCGCGGCAGATGCCGGGGCAGCGCCACGACGTGCTGGAGTGGCCGTACACCGAGGGGCTGCGCCTCGACGAGGCCATGCACCCGCTGACGCTGCTGGCGACGGGGATCTACGGCCGGGCGCTCCCGGCGCAGAACGGCGCGCCGCTGCGGCTCGTCGTGCCGTGGAAGTACGGCTTCAAGTCGATCAAGTCGATCGTGCGCATCCGCTTCACCGCCAGCCAGCCGCGCACCGCGTGGAACGTGGCCGCGCCCAACGAATACGGCTTCTACGCCAACGTGAACCCCCAGGTCGACCACCCGCGCTGGAGCCAGAAGCGCGAGCGCCGCATCGGCGAGTGGCTGAGGCGCCGGCCCACGCTCATGTTCAACGGCTACGCCGACCAGGTGGCCTCGCTGTACGC